A genomic segment from Myxocyprinus asiaticus isolate MX2 ecotype Aquarium Trade chromosome 36, UBuf_Myxa_2, whole genome shotgun sequence encodes:
- the LOC127426836 gene encoding 5-hydroxytryptamine receptor 7-like — protein MRETSFQNQGQLSTENMMDRVQTLMTSLTSEVTTTLTTASFMDNETRCGEQILSYGHIEKVLIGGVLLLLNFLTICGNLLVVISVCFVKKLKQPSNFLIVSLAVADLSVAVVVMPFVSITDLIGGQWIFGRVFCNVFIAMDVMCCTASIMTLCVISIDRYLGITKPLTYPMRQSGKCMAKIVLSVWLLSASITLPPLFGWAQNVNDDKVCLISQDLGYTIYSTAVAFYIPMSVMLIMYYRIYRVAKVSVAKHTIAGFPKAEDEDSLNCVTAVLKLQREMEECVSFSRLLKNDRKNISIFKREQKAAATLGIVVGAFGVCWLPFFVLSTARPFICGVQCSCVPLWVERTLLWLGYANSLINPFIYAFFNRDLRTTYHNLICCRYRNINRKLSGASMQETLKLAERPDLVL, from the exons ATGAGAGAAACCTCGTTTCAGAACCAAGGACAGCTCTCAACAGAAAACATGATGGATCGCGTTCAAACACTCATGACTAGTTTGACATCAGAAGTGACCACAACTTTGACGACGGCAAGTTTTATGGATAATGAGACCAGATGCGGAGAGCAGATTTTGAGTTACGGACATATTGAGAAAGTGCTCATCGGAGGGGTTCTTCTCTTGCTCAACTTTCTAACAATTTGCGGGAATTTGCTAGTAGTCATATCGGTGTGTTTTGTCAAGAAACTCAAGCAACCTTCTAATTTTTTAATCGTTTCTCTGGCCGTTGCAGACCTCTCAGTGGCAGTGGTCGTAATGCcctttgtcagcatcactgaTCTCATTGGAGGACAGTGGATCTTTGGTCGTGTTTTCTGCAATGTTTTCATCGCCATGGACGTGATGTGTTGCACCGCTTCAATAATGACACTTTGTGTCATAAGTATTGATAG GTACTTGGGTATCACTAAGCCACTGACATATCCCATGAGACAGAGTGGAAAGTGCATGGCTAAAATAGTACTGTCTGTATGGCTTCTTTCCGCCTCCATCACCCTACCCCCACTATTTGGATGGGCTCAGAATGTCAACGATGACAAGGTATGTCTGATCAGCCAGGACCTGGGTTACACTATATACTCCACTGCCGTGGCCTTCTACATTCCCATGTCTGTGATGCTCATTATGTACTACCGGATATACAGGGTGGCAAAGGTGAGTGTCGCCAAACACACTATTGCTGGCTTTCCCAAAGCTGAAGATGAGGACAGCTTGAACTGCGTTACTGCAGTCCTAAAGCTTCAGAGAGAGATGGAGGAGTGTGTGAGCTTTTCTCGCCTCCTcaaaaatgaccgtaaaaacatTTCCATCTTCAAGAGGGAGCAGAAGGCAGCAGCCACTCTCGGGATTGTCGTGGGGGCTTTTGGCGTGTGCTGGCTGCCCTTCTTTGTGCTCTCCACTGCACGTCCGTTCATCTGTGGGGTGCAGTGCAGCTGTGTGCCTTTGTGGGTGGAGAGGACCCTGCTGTGGCTTGGCTACGCCAACTCGCTCATCAACCCCTTCATATATGCGTTCTTCAACCGGGACCTCAGGACCACCTACCACAATCTCATCTGCTGCCGTTATCGCAACATCAACCGCAAACTCTCGGGGGCCAGCATGCAGGAGACTTTGAAACTAGCTGAAAGACCAGACCTGGTGCTGTAG